One genomic segment of Ricinus communis isolate WT05 ecotype wild-type chromosome 5, ASM1957865v1, whole genome shotgun sequence includes these proteins:
- the LOC8278555 gene encoding probable polyol transporter 4 isoform X3, with protein sequence MGFQANGDAVGGMNNKYRRMDSDAVQEEDAVVLSNNNGQSQECINRKHDVKKYVLACAIFASLNSVLMGYDVGVMSGAIIFIQQDLKLSEAQEEILVGILSIISLFGSLAGGKTSDAIGRKWTIALAAVVFQTGAAIMTLAPSFSILIIGRLLAGIGIGFGVMIAPVYIAEISPTAARGFLTSFPEIFINLGILLGYVSNYVFSGLPAHISWRVMLGVGILPSIFMGLALFVIPESPRWLAMQNRIEEARLVLLKTNENESEVEERLAEIQLASGLTNAEKYGANAVWHEILHPSPAVRQMLIAGCGIQFFQQITGIDATVYYSPTIFKDAGIKGNTQLLAATVAVGFTKTMFILVAIFLIDKVGRRPLLFVSTVGMSTSLLVLSVSLLFMGDGKFGIGLAMLSVCANVAFFSIGLGPVCWVMSSEIFPLRLRAQASALGAVGSRVSSGVVTMSFLSVSRAITVGDLRHQ encoded by the exons atgGGATTCCAAGCAAATGGGGATGCAGTCGGAGGCATGAACAATAAATACAGGAGGATGGATTCTGATGCAGTACAGGAGGAGGATGCTGTTGTGTTGTCTAATAATAATGGTCAAAGCCAAGAGTGTATTAATAGGAAACATGATGTCAAGAAATATGTTCTTGCTTGCGCCATCTTTGCCTCTCTCAATTCTGTCCTCATGGGCTACG ATGTGGGTGTTATGAGTGGTGCAATTATATTCATTCAACAAGATCTGAAGTTATCAGAGGcacaagaagaaattcttgTGGGAATCTTAAGCATAATTTCTCTTTTCGGCAGTTTAGCTGGAGGAAAAACATCTGATGCGATTGGTCGAAAGTGGACAATAGCCTTAGCAGCTGTTGTTTTCCAAACAGGGGCAGCTATAATGACTCTTGCCCCTTCTTTTTCAATACTGATAATAGGCAGACTATTGGCTGGTATAGGGATAGGCTTCGGTGTCATGATTGCACCAGTGTACATAGCGGAGATATCACCTACTGCCGCCAGAGGATTTCTTACCTCATTTCCTgagatttttataaatctagGAATCCTTTTGGGATATGTTTCTAATTATGTTTTTTCAGGACTTCCAGCTCATATAAGCTGGAGGGTGATGCTTGGTGTGGGAATCCTTCCCTCAATCTTTATGGGGTTGGCGTTGTTTGTGATTCCTGAATCACCAAGGTGGTTGGCAATGCAGAATAGGATTGAAGAAGCAAGATTAGTTCTGTTAAAGacaaatgaaaatgaaagtgAAGTGGAGGAAAGATTGGCAGAGATACAACTAGCTTCAGGCCTTACTAATGCAGAGAAGTATGGAGCAAATGCTGTGTGGCATGAAATATTACATCCTTCTCCAGCAGTTAGACAGATGCTGATCGCTGGCTGTGGAATTCAGTTTTTCCAACAAATTACAGGAATTGATGCAACAGTATACTATAGCCCCACAATTTTCAAGGATGCTGGGATCAAGGGCAACACTCAGCTTCTAGCTGCGACTGTTGCTGTTGGGTTCACAAAAACTATGTTCATTTTGGTTGCTATATTTCTTATAGACAAAGTGGGCAGAAGACCTTTGCTCTTTGTAAGCACAGTTGGGATGTCCACAAGCTTACTTGTTTTGAGTGTTTCTCTCCTTTTCATGGGAGATGGAAAATTTGGGATTGGATTGGCAATGTTATCAGTTTGTGCGAATGTGGCTTTCTTCTCTATAGGACTTGGCCCTGTTTGTTGGGTTATGTCATCTGAAATCTTCCCTTTAAGGCTTCGAGCTCAAGCATCTGCTCTTGGGGCAGTAGGCAGTAGGGTTAGCAGTGGTGTGGTTACTATGTCTTTTCTATCAGTGTCTCGAGCTATCACAGTAGGAG ATCTGAGACACCAATGA
- the LOC8278555 gene encoding probable polyol transporter 4 isoform X1 codes for MGFQANGDAVGGMNNKYRRMDSDAVQEEDAVVLSNNNGQSQECINRKHDVKKYVLACAIFASLNSVLMGYDVGVMSGAIIFIQQDLKLSEAQEEILVGILSIISLFGSLAGGKTSDAIGRKWTIALAAVVFQTGAAIMTLAPSFSILIIGRLLAGIGIGFGVMIAPVYIAEISPTAARGFLTSFPEIFINLGILLGYVSNYVFSGLPAHISWRVMLGVGILPSIFMGLALFVIPESPRWLAMQNRIEEARLVLLKTNENESEVEERLAEIQLASGLTNAEKYGANAVWHEILHPSPAVRQMLIAGCGIQFFQQITGIDATVYYSPTIFKDAGIKGNTQLLAATVAVGFTKTMFILVAIFLIDKVGRRPLLFVSTVGMSTSLLVLSVSLLFMGDGKFGIGLAMLSVCANVAFFSIGLGPVCWVMSSEIFPLRLRAQASALGAVGSRVSSGVVTMSFLSVSRAITVGGTFFVFSVISALSVVFVHKCIPETKGKSLEQIEMMFQNEGEWQGGEVELGDVERLVQKD; via the exons atgGGATTCCAAGCAAATGGGGATGCAGTCGGAGGCATGAACAATAAATACAGGAGGATGGATTCTGATGCAGTACAGGAGGAGGATGCTGTTGTGTTGTCTAATAATAATGGTCAAAGCCAAGAGTGTATTAATAGGAAACATGATGTCAAGAAATATGTTCTTGCTTGCGCCATCTTTGCCTCTCTCAATTCTGTCCTCATGGGCTACG ATGTGGGTGTTATGAGTGGTGCAATTATATTCATTCAACAAGATCTGAAGTTATCAGAGGcacaagaagaaattcttgTGGGAATCTTAAGCATAATTTCTCTTTTCGGCAGTTTAGCTGGAGGAAAAACATCTGATGCGATTGGTCGAAAGTGGACAATAGCCTTAGCAGCTGTTGTTTTCCAAACAGGGGCAGCTATAATGACTCTTGCCCCTTCTTTTTCAATACTGATAATAGGCAGACTATTGGCTGGTATAGGGATAGGCTTCGGTGTCATGATTGCACCAGTGTACATAGCGGAGATATCACCTACTGCCGCCAGAGGATTTCTTACCTCATTTCCTgagatttttataaatctagGAATCCTTTTGGGATATGTTTCTAATTATGTTTTTTCAGGACTTCCAGCTCATATAAGCTGGAGGGTGATGCTTGGTGTGGGAATCCTTCCCTCAATCTTTATGGGGTTGGCGTTGTTTGTGATTCCTGAATCACCAAGGTGGTTGGCAATGCAGAATAGGATTGAAGAAGCAAGATTAGTTCTGTTAAAGacaaatgaaaatgaaagtgAAGTGGAGGAAAGATTGGCAGAGATACAACTAGCTTCAGGCCTTACTAATGCAGAGAAGTATGGAGCAAATGCTGTGTGGCATGAAATATTACATCCTTCTCCAGCAGTTAGACAGATGCTGATCGCTGGCTGTGGAATTCAGTTTTTCCAACAAATTACAGGAATTGATGCAACAGTATACTATAGCCCCACAATTTTCAAGGATGCTGGGATCAAGGGCAACACTCAGCTTCTAGCTGCGACTGTTGCTGTTGGGTTCACAAAAACTATGTTCATTTTGGTTGCTATATTTCTTATAGACAAAGTGGGCAGAAGACCTTTGCTCTTTGTAAGCACAGTTGGGATGTCCACAAGCTTACTTGTTTTGAGTGTTTCTCTCCTTTTCATGGGAGATGGAAAATTTGGGATTGGATTGGCAATGTTATCAGTTTGTGCGAATGTGGCTTTCTTCTCTATAGGACTTGGCCCTGTTTGTTGGGTTATGTCATCTGAAATCTTCCCTTTAAGGCTTCGAGCTCAAGCATCTGCTCTTGGGGCAGTAGGCAGTAGGGTTAGCAGTGGTGTGGTTACTATGTCTTTTCTATCAGTGTCTCGAGCTATCACAGTAGGAGGTACTTTCTTCGTCTTTTCAGTAATTTCAGCACTTTCTGTTGTTTTTGTCCACAAATGCATTCCAGAAACAAAAGGCAAGTCTTTGGAACAAATTGAGATGATGTTTCAGAATGAGGGAGAGTGGCAAGGAGGTGAGGTTGAATTGGGTGATGTAGAACGACTTGTACAGAAAGATTGA
- the LOC8278555 gene encoding probable polyol transporter 4 isoform X2, whose translation MVLVGIFAKRNMMSIEMPKFFPDVGVMSGAIIFIQQDLKLSEAQEEILVGILSIISLFGSLAGGKTSDAIGRKWTIALAAVVFQTGAAIMTLAPSFSILIIGRLLAGIGIGFGVMIAPVYIAEISPTAARGFLTSFPEIFINLGILLGYVSNYVFSGLPAHISWRVMLGVGILPSIFMGLALFVIPESPRWLAMQNRIEEARLVLLKTNENESEVEERLAEIQLASGLTNAEKYGANAVWHEILHPSPAVRQMLIAGCGIQFFQQITGIDATVYYSPTIFKDAGIKGNTQLLAATVAVGFTKTMFILVAIFLIDKVGRRPLLFVSTVGMSTSLLVLSVSLLFMGDGKFGIGLAMLSVCANVAFFSIGLGPVCWVMSSEIFPLRLRAQASALGAVGSRVSSGVVTMSFLSVSRAITVGGTFFVFSVISALSVVFVHKCIPETKGKSLEQIEMMFQNEGEWQGGEVELGDVERLVQKD comes from the exons ATGGTGTTAGTGGGAATTTTTGCGAAAAGAAACATGATGAGTATAGAAATGCCAAAATTTTTTCcag ATGTGGGTGTTATGAGTGGTGCAATTATATTCATTCAACAAGATCTGAAGTTATCAGAGGcacaagaagaaattcttgTGGGAATCTTAAGCATAATTTCTCTTTTCGGCAGTTTAGCTGGAGGAAAAACATCTGATGCGATTGGTCGAAAGTGGACAATAGCCTTAGCAGCTGTTGTTTTCCAAACAGGGGCAGCTATAATGACTCTTGCCCCTTCTTTTTCAATACTGATAATAGGCAGACTATTGGCTGGTATAGGGATAGGCTTCGGTGTCATGATTGCACCAGTGTACATAGCGGAGATATCACCTACTGCCGCCAGAGGATTTCTTACCTCATTTCCTgagatttttataaatctagGAATCCTTTTGGGATATGTTTCTAATTATGTTTTTTCAGGACTTCCAGCTCATATAAGCTGGAGGGTGATGCTTGGTGTGGGAATCCTTCCCTCAATCTTTATGGGGTTGGCGTTGTTTGTGATTCCTGAATCACCAAGGTGGTTGGCAATGCAGAATAGGATTGAAGAAGCAAGATTAGTTCTGTTAAAGacaaatgaaaatgaaagtgAAGTGGAGGAAAGATTGGCAGAGATACAACTAGCTTCAGGCCTTACTAATGCAGAGAAGTATGGAGCAAATGCTGTGTGGCATGAAATATTACATCCTTCTCCAGCAGTTAGACAGATGCTGATCGCTGGCTGTGGAATTCAGTTTTTCCAACAAATTACAGGAATTGATGCAACAGTATACTATAGCCCCACAATTTTCAAGGATGCTGGGATCAAGGGCAACACTCAGCTTCTAGCTGCGACTGTTGCTGTTGGGTTCACAAAAACTATGTTCATTTTGGTTGCTATATTTCTTATAGACAAAGTGGGCAGAAGACCTTTGCTCTTTGTAAGCACAGTTGGGATGTCCACAAGCTTACTTGTTTTGAGTGTTTCTCTCCTTTTCATGGGAGATGGAAAATTTGGGATTGGATTGGCAATGTTATCAGTTTGTGCGAATGTGGCTTTCTTCTCTATAGGACTTGGCCCTGTTTGTTGGGTTATGTCATCTGAAATCTTCCCTTTAAGGCTTCGAGCTCAAGCATCTGCTCTTGGGGCAGTAGGCAGTAGGGTTAGCAGTGGTGTGGTTACTATGTCTTTTCTATCAGTGTCTCGAGCTATCACAGTAGGAGGTACTTTCTTCGTCTTTTCAGTAATTTCAGCACTTTCTGTTGTTTTTGTCCACAAATGCATTCCAGAAACAAAAGGCAAGTCTTTGGAACAAATTGAGATGATGTTTCAGAATGAGGGAGAGTGGCAAGGAGGTGAGGTTGAATTGGGTGATGTAGAACGACTTGTACAGAAAGATTGA
- the LOC8278554 gene encoding splicing factor 3B subunit 2: MTAEVLQPFQNGVVNKDLSSTNPNNNTNATTAKKSRENERRRRRRKQKKNNKASDSSVTANANNESSDNDEANGSYANENSDPQKVMEQVVVEYVLEKAELDDGMDEEFRKIFEKFNFTEAAATEENDTKDESAQNAESKKKVDSDSEEEEQDNQQKEKGGISNKKKKLLRRMKIAELKQICSRPDVVEVWDATAADPKLLVFLKSYRNTVPVPRHWCQKRKFLQGKRGIEKQPFQLPDFIAATGIEKIRQAYIEKEDSKKLKQKQRERMQPKMGKMDIDYQVLHDAFFKYQTKPKLTTHGDLYHEGKEFEVKLREMKPGTLSQELKESLGMPEGAPPPWLINMQRYGPPPSYPHLKIPGLNAPIPPGASFGYHPGGWGKPPVDEYGRPLYGDVFGVYQQEQPNYEEEPVDKNKHWGDLEEEEEEEEEEEEEEIEEEDLEDGIQSVDSLSSTPTGVETPDVIDLRKQQRKEPERPLYQVLEEKPEAIGAGTLLGTTHTYVVGTGTQDKSAAKRVDLLRGQKTDRVDVTLQPEELDAMDEVLPGKYEEAREEEKLRSQREDFSDMVAENEKKRKRKMQEKEGKSKKKDFKF; the protein is encoded by the exons ATGACCGCAGAGGTGTTGCAGCCGTTCCAAAACGGTGTCGTCAACAAAGATCTGTCCTCCACAAACCCTAACAACAATACCAACGCCACCACCGCCAAGAAATCCAGGGAGAATGAACGACGCCGTCGAAGGCGCAAGCAGAAGAAGAACAATAAAGCTTCCGATTCTTCTGTAACCGCCAATGCTAATAATGAAAGTAGTGATAACGATGAAGCCAACGGTAGTTATGCTAACGAGAATTCTGATCCTCAAAAG GTTATGGAGCAAGTTGTAGTCGAGTATGTTCTTGAAAAGGCAGAGTTGGACGATGGGATGGATGAGGAGTTCAGGAAGATTTttgagaaatttaattttacagaAGCTGCTGCTACTGAG GAAAATGACACCAAAGATGAATCTGCACAAAATGCTGAGTCAAAGAAAAAGGTAGATTCTGACTCAGAAGAGGAAGAACAAGATAATCAACAGAAGGAGAAAGGAGGCATAtcaaataagaagaaaaag cTGCTGCGACGAATGAAAATTGCAGAACTTAAACAGATATGCTCAAGGCCTGATGTTGttgag GTGTGGGATGCAACTGCTGCAGACCCGAAGTTACTCGTGTTTCTGAAATCATACAGAAATACTGTTCCAGTGCCGAGGCATTGGTGccagaaaaggaaatttttGCAG GGAAAGCGTGGTATTGAGAAACAACCTTTTCAGCTTCCTGATTTCATTGCAGCAACAGGAATCGAGAAAATCAGACAG gcTTACATTGAGAAAGAGGATAGTAAGAAGTTGAAGCAGAAGCAACGTGAGCGCATGCAGCCAAAGATGGGAAAAATGGATATCGACTATCAG GTTCTGCACGATGCATTTTTTAAGTACCAAACAAAGCCCAAACTTACTACTCATGGTGACCTCTATCACGAAGGGAAAGAATTTGAg GTAAAACTTAGGGAGATGAAGCCAGGTACTCTTTCGCAAGAACTAAAAGAATCTCTCGGTATGCCTGAGGGTGCTCCTCCCCCTTGGCTTATTAATATGCAG AGATATGGCCCTCCACCGTCTTACCCCCACCTGAAAATACCCGGACTAAATGCTCCCATTCCACCTGGGGCTAGCTTTGGTTATCATCCTGGTGGCTGGGGCAAGCCTCCTGTTGATGAA TATGGGCGCCCATTGTATGGAGATGTTTTTGGAGTTTATCAACAAGAACAGCCGAACTATGAG GAAGAGCCAGTTGATAAGAACAAGCATTGGGGTGACTtggaggaagaggaagaggaggaagaagaggaagaggaagaagaaatcGAGGAGGAGGATTTGGAAGATGGCATCCAATCTGTGGATAGCCTTTCAAG CACACCAACTGGTGTTGAGACACCAGATGTCATCGACCTCCGTAAGCAACAGAGAAAGGAACCTGAGAGACCTCTTTACCAA GTTCTTGAAGAAAAACCAGAAGCAATTGGAGCTGGGACTTTGCTTGGAACAACTCACAC GTATGTGGTGGGCACTGGTACTCAAGATAAATCTGCCGCCAAAAGG GTTGATCTTCTTCGAGGCCAAAAAACTGATAGAGTTGATGTTACCCTACAACCTGAAGAATTGGATGCTATGGATGAAGTTTTGCCCGGGAA GTATGAGGAAGCGCGAGAGGAAGAGAAGCTGCGTAGCCAACGTGAGGATTTCAGTGACATGGTGGCAGAG AACGAGAAGAAAAGGAAGCGGAAGATGCAAGAGAAGGAGGGGAAATCAAAGAAGaaagatttcaaattttag
- the LOC8278552 gene encoding dof zinc finger protein DOF1.4, with the protein MGLSSKQVSSDGLDWSKTLLQQAQTLELPKPATGRRQQQQNQQQSEPLKCPRCDSINTKFCYYNNYNKSQPRHFCKSCKRHWTKGGTLRNVPVGGGRKNKRLKTSKTTAKTAATTTTCTTSTSNISGKILNTVNPQMVIQAQKQKQNLPLGLGDQKSTSEIMRQSLISQPSSVLQQNSISCSNFVSKSFNTGNNGIFLGTTLSLPQNQELNFPYLNSSSFDTNPSSISNSFQASNVYNYSTGETMDDSVITTVMPTASSCITHHQLWQVPNASRGMDITSYWNWDDIDNLVSGSDLNLPWDDPELKP; encoded by the coding sequence ATGGGTTTGAGTTCTAAGCAGGTCTCTAGTGACGGGTTAGATTGGAGTAAGACCCTCTTGCAGCAGGCGCAGACCTTGGAGCTGCCAAAACCTGCTACTGGAAGACGGCAACAGCAACAAAACCAGCAGCAATCAGAGCCTTTGAAGTGTCCAAGGTGTGACTCAATAAACACCAAGTTTTGTTATTATAACAACTACAACAAATCACAGCCTAGGCATTTTTGCAAGTCTTGCAAGAGACACTGGACGAAAGGTGGCACTCTCCGCAATGTTCCTGTAGGCGGTGGCCGCAAAAACAAGCGACTGAAAACGTCAAAAACCACTGCTAAAACCGCCGCGACCACCACCACTTGCACAACTAGTACAAGTAATATCAGTGGGAAAATCCTTAACACGGTAAATCCGCAAATGGTAATTCAAGCTCAGAAACAAAAGCAAAACCTTCCTCTTGGACTTGGTGATCAGAAGAGTACATCGGAAATTATGCGTCAATCATTGATTAGCCAACCATCTTCAGTGTTGCAACAGAATTCTATCAGCTGCAGTAACTTTGTTAGCAAAAGTTTCAACACTGGCAACAATGGTATTTTTTTGGGTACAACTTTGTCTCTTCCTCAAAATCAAGAGTTAAACTTTCCTTACTTAAACTCGAGCTCTTTTGATACAAACCCATCTTCGATTTCTAATTCCTTTCAAGCCTCGAATGTTTATAACTATAGTACTGGAGAAACAATGGACGATTCAGTCATAACCACTGTCATGCCTACAGCAAGCAGCTGTATCACTCATCATCAGCTATGGCAAGTGCCAAATGCAAGCCGTGGAATGGACATCACAAGTTATTGGAATTGGGATGACATAGATAACCTTGTCTCCGGTTCTGATCTTAACTTGCCATGGGATGATCCTGAGCTCAAACCATGA